One segment of Clarias gariepinus isolate MV-2021 ecotype Netherlands chromosome 6, CGAR_prim_01v2, whole genome shotgun sequence DNA contains the following:
- the si:dkey-43k4.5 gene encoding potassium voltage-gated channel subfamily S member 2: MMNKNIPGCDPNPEEYLVNINVGGLKHSFSSSTLLRFPDTRLCRLLSCDTIDAILQVCDDYDIQEQEFYFDRNPTLFPYVFHFYQTGKLHIMEELCIFSFCQEIEYWGINEFFLDNCCSYLYHDRRLENHHKSWDEESDVSSVDTSVDEISDLNKDIQHFQDMRFGNVRKCLWLTLENPGYSIPSKLFSLVSIIVVVTSIATMCINSIPEYQSFDENGQLIEDPIMQALEIFCICWFTFEVVTRMLLAPNRRKFFLHPLNVIDIVSVVPIYITLIFDLLAGSESELENIGKIVQVLRLMRIFRVLKLARHSTGLRSLGATLRHSYREVGILLLYLAVGVSVFSGVAYTAEYEEDVGLDTIPACWWWGTVSMTTVGYGDVVPVTVPGKLAASGCILGGTLVVALPITIIFNKFSHFYRKQKALEASVRNNNKKGQEREKDEGYEGDSQCLEDDDEQEEKINEINEGGVVNYSYVHNLLSGSSTQYEMSDSFIRGK, encoded by the exons ATGATGAACAAAAACATTCCCGGATGTGATCCAAATCCAGAGGAATACCTGGTTAACATCAACGTGGGTGGTCTAAAGCACAGTTTCTCTTCTAGCACTCTACTGAGGTTTCCAGACACACGGTTGTGTCGCCTTCTGTCCTGTGACACTATAGATGCCATTTTACAGGTTTGCGATGATTATGACATTCAAGAACAGGAATTTTACTTTGACCGAAACCCTACTCTCTTTCCTTATGTCTTCCATTTCTATCAAACTGGAAAACTGCACATTATGGAGGAGCTGTGCATTTTCTCCTTTTGCCAGGAGATTGAGTACTGGGGCATAAATGAGTTCTTCTTGGATAATTGCTGTAGTTACCTCTACCATGATCGCAGGTTAGAGAACCATCACAAATCCTGGGATGAGGAAAGTGATGTAAGCAGTGTGGACACTTCTGTGGATGAGATATCTGATCTTAACAAGGACATCCAACATTTTCAGGACATGCGCTTTGGTAATGTACGTAAGTGCCTGTGGTTGACATTGGAAAATCCAGGATATTCCATTCCAAGCAAGCTCTTCAGTTTGGTTTCCATCATTGTTGTAGTAACATCAATTGCCACCATGTGCATTAACAGTATTCCAGAGTACCAAAGTTTTGATGAAAATGGTCAGCTAATTGAAGACCCAATCATGCAAGCTTTGGAGATTTTTTGTATCTGCTGGTTCACATTTGAAGTAGTAACCCGCATGCTCCTTGCACCAAACCGCCGGAAGTTTTTCCTTCATCCTCTAAATGTGATTGACATTGTTTCAGTAGTGCCTATCTACATCACCCTGATTTTTGATCTGCTTGCTGGTAGTGAATCAGAGCTGGAAAACATTGGGAAAATAGTTCAGGTTCTCAGGCTCATGAGGATCTTCAGGGTGCTGAAATTGGCCAGACACTCAACAGGCCTGAGATCATTAGGTGCTACATTGCGG CACAGTTACAGAGAGGTGGGAATCCTTCTACTGTACCTGGCTGTAGGTGTATCTGTCTTCTCTGGTGTGGCTTACACTGCAGAGTATGAGGAGGATGTCGGTCTGGACACAATCCCCGCTTGCTGGTGGTGGGGTACAGTAAGCATGACCACTGTTGGCTATGGGGATGTTGTGCCTGTCACAGTGCCTGGAAAGTTAGCAGCTTCTGGATGTATCTTGGGTGGCACATTAGTAGTGGCTTTACCCATTACTATCATCTTCAACAAGTTCTCACATTTTTACCGCAAACAGAAGGCTCTGGAGGCTTCGGtgagaaacaacaacaagaagGGACAAGAACGTGAGAAGGATGAAGGATATGAAGGTGATAGCCAGTGTCTGGAGGATGATGatgaacaagaagaaaaaataaatgaaataaatgaaggaGGTGTAGTAAATTACAGTTATGTACATAATCTGCTTTCAGGTTCTTCTACACAGTATGAGATGAGTGATTCCTTTATAAGAGGAAAATGA
- the LOC128526749 gene encoding serine/threonine-protein kinase 4-like: MTERREQVQLRNNPRRQLKKLSEDSLTKQPEEVFDILEKLGEGSYGSVFKAHYKETGEIVAIKQVPVESDLQEIIKEISIMQQCNSPHVVKYYGSYFKNSDLWIVMEYCGAGSVSDIIRLRNKTLAEDEIAAIVQSTLKGLEYLHFMRKIHRDIKAGNILLNSEGQAKLADFGVAGQLTDTMAKRNTVIGTPFWMAPEVIQEIGYNCVADIWSLGITAIEMAEGKPPYADIHPMRAIFMIPTNPPPTFRNPDQWSESFRDFVSQCLIKNPENRATATQLLQHPFMKSVKSNSVLKALITESMELKLKKQEAQQREQDAEDEENSDEDEVDQGTMVRASTSDLGTVRAAGSLSSSLGTMIQHNDSTLESQIGTMVINSEDEDEDAGTMKHNSETMQPAKPSFLQYFEQKEKEDNKNSDNDCNRLPTEGDMEVIRSLSVEELRRRLASLDPQMEQEIEEIHQRYQAKRQPILDAIEAKKRRQQNF; this comes from the exons GTCTTATGGCAGTGTATTCAAAGCACATTATAAAGAGACTGGGGAGATCGTGGCGATTAAACAGGTTCCTGTGGAGTCAGACCTACAAGAAATCATTAAAGAGATCTCCATTATGCAGCAGTGTAACAG TCCGCACGTGGTGAAATATTATGGCAGTTACTTTAAGAACAGTGATTTGTGGATTGTCATGGAATACTGTGGAGCTGGCTCTGTGTCTGACATTATCAGACTGCGCAACAAAACG TTAGCAGAAGATGAAATAGCTGCCATTGTGCAGTCTACCCTTAAAGGACTGGAATACCTGCACTTCATGAGGAAAATCCACAGAGACATCAAAGCTGGAAACATTCTGCTGAACTCTGAGGGACAGGCCAAACTTGCTGATTTTGGTGTTGCGGGACAGCTAACT GACACAATGGCAAAACGCAACACAGTGATTGGGACACCATTTTGGATGGCTCCAGAGGTCATTCAGGAAATTGGCTATAACTGTGTAGCGGATATCTGGTCTCTGGGCATTACTGCTATAGAAATGGCTGAGGGAAAACCGCCGTATGCAGACATACACCCCATGAGG GCAATATTCATGATTCCAACAAATCCCCCACCAACATTTCGGAACCCTGACCAGTGGTCAGAATCCTTCAGGGATTTTGTGTCACAATGCCTAATCAAGAATCCAGAAAACAGAGCAACAGCCACACAGCTATTACAG cacccATTCATGAAGAGTGTTAAGTCCAACAGCGTCCTAAAGGCACTAATTACAGAGTCTATGGAGCTCAAACTCAAGAAACAAGAGGCTCAACAGAGAGAGCAGGATGCAGAGGATGAAGAAAATTCG GATGAGGATGAAGTTGATCAGGGTACAATGGTGAGGGCCAGCACATCAGATCTTGGAACTGTACGTGCAGCCGGGTCACTCAGTAGTTCTTTGGGAACCATGATTCAGCACAACGACAGCACCTTGGAGTCTCAGATTGGTACCATGGTTATAAACTCGGAGGATGAAGATGAGGATGCAGGCACAATGAAAC aTAATTCAGAAACAATGCAGCCAGCTAAGCCGTCATTCCTACAGTATTTTGAACAGAAAGAAAAGGAGGACAACAAAAACAGTGACAACGACTGTAACAGACTGCCTACAGAAGGGGACATGGAGGTG ATACGTTCCTTAAGTGTTGAGGAGCTAAGAAGACGTCTGGCCTCACTTGACCCTCAGATGGAGCAGGAAATTGAGGAGATCCACCAGCGCTACCAAGCAAAACGCCAGCCTATTCTCGATGCTATTGAGGCCAAAAAGCGACGTCAGCAGAACTTTTAA